Proteins from a genomic interval of Chionomys nivalis chromosome 7, mChiNiv1.1, whole genome shotgun sequence:
- the Gaa gene encoding lysosomal alpha-glucosidase gives MKMRKPLCSHSLVGVCILICFITAIILGHVMLHDLMLFPQDFPESSSGLEETFKPHHWKGYGPGPQHIQKHPVQPAAVPTKCDVPPNSRFDCAPDKGISREECEARGCCYIPAGQVLKAPLMGQPWCFFPPSYPSYRLENLNSTETGYTATLTRTSPTFFPKDVLSLQLDVLMETESRLHFMIKDPANKRYEVPMETPRVLSQAPSPLYTVEFSEEPFGVIVRRKLNGRVLLNTTVAPLFFADQFLQLSTSLPSQHITGLAEHLSPLMLSTEWTRVTLWNRDLAPLPGANLYGSHPFYLALEDGGLAHGVFLLNSNAMDVVLQPSPALTWRSTGGILDVYVFLGPEPKSVVRQYLDVVGYPFMPPYWGLGFHLCRWGYSSTAIIREVVENMTRTHFPLDVQWNDLDYMDARRDFTFNQDGFADFPDMVRELHQGGRRYMMIVDPAISSSGPPGSYRPYDEGLRRGVFITNETGQPLIGKVWPGSTAFPDFTNPETLAWWQDMVSEFHAQVPFDGMWIDMNEPSNFIRGSQQGCPDNELENPPYVPGVVGGTLQAATICASSRQFLSTHYNLHNLYGLTEAIASNRALVKTRGTRPFVISRSTFAGHGRYAGHWTGDVWSTWEHLSNSVPEILQFNLLGVPLVGADICGFLGNTSEELCVRWTQLGAFYPFMRNHNDLNSMPQEPYRFSETAQQAMRKAFTLRYALLPFLYTLFHGAHVRGDTVARPLFLEFPEDPSTWSVDRQLLWGSALLITPVLEPGKAEVTGYFPEGMWYNLQMVPVEVLGSLPSPPSSPRSAVHSKGQWLTLEAPLDTINVHLRAGYILPLQGPSLTTTESRKQPMALVVALTASGEARGELYWDDGESLGVLEHGAYALITFLAKNNTIVNELVHMTKEGTDLQLKEVAILGVATAPTQVLSNGVPVSNFTYSPDSKTLAIPVSLLMGEKFQINWS, from the exons ATGAAGATGAGGAAGCCTCTCTGCTCCCACTCTCTGGTTGGGGTTTGCATCCTCATCTGCTTTATAACCGCTATCATCCTGGGTCATGTCATGCTCCATGACTTAATGCTGTTTCCCCAAGACTTTCCTGAGTCCTCTTCAGGACTGGAAGAGACTTTTAAGCCTCACCATTGGAAGGGTTACGGGCCAGGGCCCCAGCACATCCAGAAGCACCCTGTGCAGCCTGCAGCAGTGCCCACGAAGTGTGACGTGCCCCCCAACAGCCGCTTTGACTGTGCCCCAGACAAGGGCATCTCCCGGGAGGAGTGTGAGGCCCGTGGCTGCTGCTATATCCCAGCTGGGCAAGTGCTGAAGGCGCCGCTGATGGGGCAGCCCTGGTGTTTCTTCCCTCCCAGTTACCCAAGCTACAGGCTAGAGAATTTGAACTCCACAGAGACGGGGTACACAGCCACCCTGACCCGTACCAGCCCGACCTTCTTCCCAAAGGATGTGCTGAGCTTACAGCTGGATGTGCTGATGGAGACCGAGAGCCGACTCCACTTCATG aTCAAAGACCCCGCTAATAAGCGCTACGAAGTGCCCATGGAGACCCCACGTGTCCTGAGCCAGGCACCGTCCCCCCTCTATACTGTGGAGTTCTCAGAGGAGCCCTTCGGAGTGATTGTCCGCAGGAAGCTGAATGGCCGGGTGCT GCTGAACACTACTGTGGCTCCCCTGTTCTTCGCTGACCAGTTCCTGCAGCTGTCCACGTCATTGCCCTCCCAGCACATCACAGGCCTCGCTGAGCACCTCAGCCCGCTCATGCTCAGTACCGAATGGACGCGGGTCACCCTCTGGAACCGGGACCTGGCACCCTTG CCAGGTGCCAACCTCTACGGGTCACACCCATTCTACCTGGCGCTAGAGGACGGTGGCTTGGCTCATGGTGTCTTCCTGCTGAACAGCAATGCCATGG ATGTGGTCCTGCAGCCCAGCCCGGCCCTAACCTGGAGGTCAACAGGTGGGATCTTGGATGTGTACGTGTTCCTAGGCCCAGAGCCCAAGAGCGTTGTGCGGCAGTACCTGGATGTCGTGG GATATCCCTTCATGCCGCCATACTGGGGCCTGGGTTTCCACCTCTGCCGCTGGGGCTACTCCTCCACTGCTATCATCCGTGAGGTGGTAGAGAACATGACCAGAACACACTTCCCCCTG GATGTGCAGTGGAACGACCTGGACTACATGGATGCCCGCAGGGACTTCACCTTCAACCAGGATGGCTTTGCAGACTTCCCAGACATGGTGCGTGAGCTCCACCAGGGTGGCCGGCGGTACATGATGATCGTG GACCCTGCCATCAGCAGTTCAGGCCCTCCTGGGAGTTACCGGCCCTATGACGAGGGTCTTCGGAGGGGCGTGTTCATCACCAATGAGACTGGGCAGCCACTGATTGGGAAG GTATGGCCTGGATCCACAGCCTTCCCCGATTTCACCAACCCTGAGACCCTTGCCTGGTGGCAGGACATGGTCTCTGAGTTCCATGCCCAGGTGCCTTTTGATGGAATGTGGATT GACATGAATGAACCATCCAACTTCATTAGAGGCTCTCAGCAGGGCTGCCCTGACAATGAACTGGAGAACCCTCCCTATGTGCCCG GGGTGGTTGGCGGGACCTTGCAGGCAGCTACAATCTGTGCCTCGAGCCGCCAGTTCCTCTCCACACACTACAACCTCCACAACCTGTACGGCTTGACCGAAGCCATCGCCTCCAACAG GGCCCTAGTGAAGACCCGGGGGACCCGACCCTTTGTGATCTCCCGTTCAACCTTCGCTGGCCATGGCCGATATGCTGGCCACTGGACGGGGGATGTGTGGAGCACCTGGGAGCATCTTTCCAACTCTGTGCCAG AAATCCTGCAGTTTAACCTGCTAGGCGTGCCCCTGGTGGGGGCGGACATCTGTGGCTTCCTGGGAAACACATCAGAGGAGCTGTGTGTGCGCTGGACCCAGTTGGGGGCCTTCTACCCCTTCATGCGGAACCACAATGACCTCAATAGCATG CCTCAGGAGCCATACAGGTTCAGCGAGACCGCACAGCAGGCCATGAGGAAGGCCTTCACCTTGCGCTACGCACTTCTGCCCTTTTTGTACACTCTGTTCCATGGAGCCCACGTCAGAGGGGACACGGTGGCCCGGCCTCTCTTCCTGGA GTTCCCTGAGGACCCCAGCACCTGGTCTGTGGACCGCCAGCTCTTGTGGGGGTCAGCTCTGCTCATCACACCTGTGCTTGAGCCTGGGAAAGCTGAAGTGACTGGCTACTTCCCTGAGGGCATGTGGTACAACCTGCAGATG GTGCCAGTCGAGGTTCTCGGCAGCCTACCATCTCCTCCATCATCCCCCAGATCTGCTGTCCACAGCAAGGGGCAGTGGTTGACGCTCGAAGCCCCACTGGATACCATCAATGTGCACCTGAGGGCAGGATACATCCTACCGCTGCAG GGTCCCAGCCTCACAACCACGGAATCCCGAAAGCAACCCATGGCCCTGGTCGTGGCTTTAACAGCAAGCGGTGAGGCCCGTGGGGAGCTGTACTGGGACGATGGGGAGAGCCTTGGGGTTCTGGAGCATGGGGCCTACGCACTGATCACCTTCTTGGCCAAGAAC AATACCATTGTGAATGAGTTAGTACACATGACCAAGGAGGGGACTGACCTACAGCTGAAGGAGGTGGCCATCTTGGGAGTGGCCACAGCCCCTACACAAGTCCTTTCCAATGGTGTCCCTGTCTCTAATTTCACCTACAGCCCTGACAGCAAG aCCCTGGCTATCCCTGTCTCGTTGCTCATGGGAGAAAAGTTTCAGATTAATTGGTCCTAG